Within Pempheris klunzingeri isolate RE-2024b chromosome 24, fPemKlu1.hap1, whole genome shotgun sequence, the genomic segment CTAGAGCCCCATCCTTTGTCTGCCATGCCCATGACCAAGACCCGCCAGAGTTAACAAGCTAGCAAGTCAGAAACTGGTAATCATCTTTAATACAATGTTTCTACTCAGAGCCAAGAACTACCTGCTGCCCCCACTCGAGAAGCACAAATATGCCTCTAAGGGTATGTTTCACTCCCTCCAAGTATGAATATGTATGCTGCCTTCAAGCACTTGATGTTTTGGAGTCTGTGTCAGAATCAGTGCCCACATATCTGCCACGTCCTGAGGCTGACACACAACCTGCTCATCGTCAGGTTTATTATCAAAAGATAGCTGCTTTTCACTTCCTTCTGCCGATCAGAGATTTCAAGTTTCGAGACATGTTTCTTAATGATcttttttgtctccctctccctctcccacctcCCCATTTCTCTTCCATCACTGTTTTCCTGCTCAGGGCCGTTGCACGCGAGAGAACTGCAAATACCTCCACCCGCCCGCTCACCTGAAGACCCAGCTGGAGATCAACGGGCGAAACAACCTCATCCAGCAGAAGACAGCGGCCGCCATGTTGGCTCAACAGATGCAGTTCATGATCCCCGGCACCACCATGCAACCTGTGGTTAGTGCTGGCCTCACTGCTGCGGGAACTGACTGGCAGTGCATTGTGACTCACTATAAAAATAACCGTGAACTATGGCTGTTAAAACGTCTTTACATATCAAGTTACATCAGTTCCAGTGAAATCAACTTTTTGCATTATCACATATTTGTGAAACATCATGAGTTCATGAGGCCAGTATAAATTCCTTTAAGTGTCATGCTATTGGCATGCGCTTTAACCGACGAGTGGGGAATGAGTCACTGAGAAAATATGAGAACAATACATTGATACAGCCTTCTTTTAGATACGTTGGTCTCAGATTACCCTGTCTTCAGATTACACCTCAGGTTGGAGAGATCACACGTTTGTTCTCACAATAGTTATTGAGATGCCCTTGAGCAAAGTGCAGACCTCCCCAACCACTCTCTGCGAGCTGCTCGGCAGTCAGCGGTAGACTGTGGTTACATTGGGCAGCTgccaggtgtgaatgtgtttaaCTGCACCAGTGTAAGGCTGGGTGTAGCTGAAAAAGAACATGCTGCTTCAGCAAAATCTTCCTGGGGTATatagaggttaaaaaaaacccaactctTCTCTTGTTTCTACCCTcgcttccctctctctccacttttttctctgaaacctgctcctctctgtccccctGGCTCCGTCTCTACCTGTCACACCTTCTCCCCCACCTCACCTCTCATCTCCCCCCCCTGCTGCACAGCCGTGTTAATTTGTCTCATGTGTCTCCTTCCTCTAacttctctccttcttctctaTTTCTTTAACCTCTTTATGCCTTTCACCCCCACTTGCCACCGTCACTTCCTACATCCATCATTATACATCTGTGCCGCTGAACCATTTCTTTCACCCCCCTCTACCATTTCAATTAATAATGCGAAAAATAGCTAACccaacaaaagaaaagcagtcaTGACAACAAAGAGGTGCTGTTCAAATCAGTGTTGGTAAgctgtcctctctctccatctacaGCAGACGTTTCCAGTCAGCCAGGGCCTGGGCTCTAGTGCGGGTCTGAGCTACACACCCTACCTGACTCCCATGTCCCACAGCATGGGCCTGGTGCCCACAGACATCCTGCCCAGCACGCCTGTTATCGTCCCCGGCAGCCCACCTGTCTCAGTGACCGCCAGCTCCTCCCAGAACCAGAAACTGCTGCGTACAGACAAGCTGGAGGTGACCCATCCAATCACAGTCCTCCTTCTCTCAGACAGGACAAGCATGGCAGCTAATCATAGCTAATGTCCTCTTTCAGGTTTTCAAGTATAATTATTCGATGCAATAGATACATAGTGCTAATAAATCTAATTTATTACGCCAGAGCATTTATAGCACAACAACATGTGTGACAATCAGAAAAGATTCTCTACATACTGTGCAGTAAATACaggaaaaaacaatataaaatactaATTAGCTCACTGGTTACCCCGGGAGTTGACATAGCAACAAGTATAATAAAGCTATATGGGAATTCTTACCAGCATTTAACCTTTGAACTAACTTTTTGAATGCAGCTACTTGTATAAATTGCCCTAAACAAGGACCTTTAGTATGAACACGGCTAAGCACGTTTTAAGCAATATCATCAGTCATTAGCAAATAATTAATGGCTTAAAGAGATGCATTTTGAAGTTGCTTTTGAATAAACCCAGGCAAGCAATTCAACCTCGTAAAAAGTCCAGATTTCATATAATTAAATCTGACATAAGTGACACAAATGAATTGTTAATACCACCAAGTTTTGTGTGTACTTGTAGCATTTGTTGGATTTGAACTAAAGGCTGAAAGGATCACaggattttcttttcaaaaaagATGTACCAGGTCTTTTTTCATCTGAACAACATTATCAGGCTCCTTACTTGATAGTTCTCTCCCGTTGCCTTATCCTTAAGCATTCGTGTTTGCCCTTACAGAAGTAATTAAGGCGTGTTTcagaaacatgatttaaaaagagCGAGTGTGATATTACCGTGATTTAAATTTGATCAACATAAACCAATATGTGCCAGACAGCCGCATTTAGACCGGGACAATTACATCAACTTCAGCCATCTCCATCTGCCCCCTGGCAAACAACTCTATGAGAAAAGCTTGGTGTGAAAGAATGTATAAAGgggagttgttttttttcccactacATGTATAAAGATAAACAATAATCTCCTCAAGACCTGGAGGTGATGCATAGCctgtatgtgtttttctctgggAGTGCTATCACTTAGCAACTGAATGAAGTTGGCTCTATTGAAACAATATCCCTCTGAGACACATACACTCCCACACAGAGGCAGTGTGCGTGTGCACCAGAGTTcttgcatgtgtatgtgcgttTTAGTATAGCATGTGAATTAGTGCcagtgttctgtgtgtgtgtgtgtgtgtgtgtgtgtgtgtgtcagtcccaGAGTGTATGTCAAGTCAAAAGCAGATCCCCTTGTGATCGAACAGTTCAACCCTGACTGCTTCAGTGATTCCACGATCATTTGGGttgacacacactgtagtttagtTATGTGGTGTTACGGCCTTTCCAACACTAATTTATcctctgtatttaaaaaaaagtgtggtgCAGCAGAATAAAGAGCGCTCCACCTTCTATTCTGTGGATTAGACTAAGAGCAGCACAACCTTTATGTGTTTGTATTGGTTATTCCTTTTCTGCTTACCCCTGCTTTTAATATCATGCAGCTTTCTTCCTCGTGTTATACACATTGGAGGTTTCTTCACACCCTCCATTTTTAATAAGTgtgtttattaatttaatttattttctatatatttatgaaTACAGTGGTTGTACTGGTGTATTTACTTAAAGCAAAGTATTCACAATTTGTATGTCTgcgtgtgtttttcttttttttttcttttcacatgcATGCACTTGCATGTCTGtccacatctgtgtgtgtgtgtgtgtgtgtcccgcCTGACTCTCCTGCTCCCAGGTTTGCCGCGAGTTCCAGCGAGGCAACTGCGCCCGCGGAGAGACCGACTGCCGCTTCGCCCACCCGAGCGACAGCCCCATGATCGACACCAGCGACAACACGGTCACCGTCTGCATGGACTACATCAAGAGCCGCTGCTCCCGCGAGAAGTGCAAGTACTTCCACCCCCCGGCCCACCTGCAGGCCAAGATTAAGGCCGCCCAACACCAGGCCAACCAGACAGCTGTGGCTGCGCAAGCCGCTGCCACAGCTGCAGCCATGGTGAGAGCACAGCACCACAGCCTACCTACTGTACCATGTGCTATTACAGTGGTGGAgcaacaaacacagtcacacacatattctTGTCATTGTAGTGAAAAACTAATCTCACAAGGTTTCTGATGTTTACAGTACTCATAGAGCTTGTAAGGTCTGGATGGGACAATAAGGCTATTTTAGAGCGcctatactgtatatagtatACCTTGAACTTTCCAAGAAGAGATTAGCCTTCCATTATAATGTCCAGGGAGGCTTTTGTAGTTACTATTATAGGCTATATGGTTGTGGAAGAGCAAGTCAACACAATATACAGATTATTATTCCCAAAAAACAGTCATATTAGCACAGGGGTTCTGGTACAAAGATGATGTGGCAATGTCCTGCTGCCAGACTTGATACAAAGCACAGATTGTTTAAATCAGAGATGAGGAATACGTACTGTAAGTGTGTAGCACTAATGCACATCGCAGCACATAAGCTCACAGAGCACATGTGACATTATTACAAATGGTTAAATATGTTAAACCCATGCTGCTGGTGATGACACCCACCCTAACATAAAATGTGGAGCACTGCTTTATTGCTGTATAAAACATATGCACCTCTGCTGGTTTATTCTAGTGGACTCCAGTGAACAATCCACTAACAATAGTGATCCCAAAGTGAGGCCGTTGTATACAATAAACAGGGTTTAGTGAGACCTAAACGCATCAGTGTAATGCGGCAAGAACAATCTGTTATTATCTCACCGCagtctgcttttattttccaatgcCCTTGGTTCATACAGAGACAATGTGCTGGCTCACCCCCCATCCCACCTCCCCCCTGCTCTCAATGATAAGTGCGGCTCTCTGCAGATCAGTGCAAATTGAATCAGGGATGGATGAGGATGTAGCCCCACGGGTGGGGGTTTACCCTCCTCTGCCTTTAGTTGGAAAAGTCCCCCAACAGGTcgaggaagagacagaaaaacagtcaaatagacagacagatgggggtgcaggcagacagaaagttTGCCAAGTGTCTGTGCCTGTGCCCCGCCCTCCCCCAGGCTCTGAGTGGCTTCTTTTGATTGGTCCTTTGGCTGCTGCACTTGCACACCTTGTACTGCGCCAGTGTGCTGACTGACTTTTTCCCTCCATGGCATGGGCATGCTTAACGCGTTGCACATACCTCTCTCATTGGCTGGCTCCATTGCTGCTTgctctccctgtcctccctccatTAAGTCCTCAGTGCGGACGATAAGGCGACTGTGAACTCAGGTTAGTTTTGTTTGTGCACTTTGTAACAGCCGCATGAAAGTAGGAAAACAACAAGGAGTAGAAACATGCATAAATAAAAGAGAGCCTGAGACCTCTAACCCCATGTTGACCTGTCAGTGCTGTTTTCTAAAGATACGTCAAGTACCTTAGTTCAACAACTTCCCCATCAGGTACACGATGCTTCATCAAACAAGAAGATTTAGTTAATCTTCCTAGTGCACCTCACTTACAACCCTATGCTTTATACTGCTCCTGTGTTCCTCATATGTCCCACTTTATCAACTTTATGACCCAATTCCCAATTTACCATCAGCAGTTACAAGCTATGCTAGAGGTGAGCAGGGTTAACCTTAGGACAATGAGTTGTTTAGTCAGCACCTTTAATCCAATTTTCTTTGAGCTCTTAGCCTAAGCTGAAGCACTTTTATTGAAGCAGAGACCCATAAAACCTGTattgctgcactgctgcaaaTCGGTAATATCATTATCCAtaactcactttttttttaatctgaagCAAATAGGCTAAAGTGTACTGTAGATAAGGTTACACATTAACTGATACAGTTAGAGTAAGAAGATCCTATTATTGAGATTATGTTGTTGTACTGTGCCACATTATGTGTTGCTTGCCATGCTGTGATCTTCTTCCTCATTGCAAGTCGAATGCAGTCATCTTTGCTTTTCATGTCACTTTTTAATAGACCATCTTCCATTTGAACTAACCACAGCGTTTAAGTCTGTTAACACTACAGTGCATCAGCAATGCACTGTCGCTCTCTTTCATAGGATATACTGCATAATGTTATATACTATTCCAAAAATCCACATACATGAAGCAAGAGGCTTGTGCATGGACCCCTTAAGTGCTGTGCTCATCACATCcatgtcatctttttttcctctcagcagTGACATCAAATGTAAGGACGTTGTTAACAAATAACAAAAGCAGCTACTTGAAATCAAACGACTTACTGTTAGCTCCTTCCGTTGGCTTCATACTAATACTAGATTTGTAAACGCTAAATTGCCGTAGATGTTTCTCGTATCTAGGAGGAATTTTAGAATAAACAGAGCTCCACATTCTGTGATTGAACTCAAACTGTGCCTCACATTGTGTCACCTCCTCAAGTTCATTGATCACACTAACAAGCCACATGCGCTCGTGATGCAGATTTAGTTAGACGTATTTCAAGCGCCAGACCTGAACCGACAGCGCTACAGAAAAGCTACTTTTTGTTAGGACTACGTATTGTCGCTGCCACGCAGGTGACAGCACGTCAGCAGCCTCTCGCTACTAATAGTGTTTATCTGTAGTTAAAAAGCTGCCGACACAGACGTCCAGTTCTTGCTGCCAGTTGTGAGGGCAGAGTTCAGTCATTTGAGCGGCTTTGATGACCAGAGCTCACTCACATCCCAATCTGTTGTGGCCGTTTAGACATATCTCAGGCCCCAAACCACCTGACAACACCAAATCAACTCCAAGAGCACTATAATTATTGTGTGTGTAGAAAACTGTAGAGAACCTGTGTTCAGATCTCACATAAAGTGTCAGCCCAGTATTTCTAGTCTGAATCAGTTGTGTTCACTCCACTGCATTTTCTTCTTGCATAGatgttaaaaacaacaagttgATTTACCTGTTCAGAGATAGATGACGTTACTACTAAATGCTTTCCCAGTAGTGTTGAAGTACATCATAGAATCgtgcttttttttaaccaaaggTTAATGTAGAtgcttttttgcttttgtaCTAATTCAAAAAAGTAGCAATGTTTCtttaaagtaaacaaaacaattttttgtttatgtgcatgcCTATTGTTTTGTATGTGGTATACTTGCATtcagattatttttgtttttgtttttttccttctcaccTATCCACAATGCAATGCTGTCCCCCATGACGCACCTCTGCTTGCTGTTACCTGTATGTTAATACGCTTGAATCCCATTGGCCCACTGCCATCATGTGCTCGCTGCCTGCTAATTAAAGACTCAGTCGACTGCCAAAGCAATGAAGCGACCCCTCGAGGCAACTGTAGACCTGGTACTTTGACCTTTCACCTTTTGCTTTGCATGTAGCTTCTTTAATTGTACTGTAGCCACTCACAAAATTTAAGTTGgctcttttgttttgtgaaacCCTGTAAGACACTTTAAAGtataaatatttatcatttatgatCACCAGTAGGAATTCTAGATTGTACTTTACATTTCTTAAATGAACAACTACaatgtaatgttaaaataattCCAGTGatcacactgttttctttgatGTGTTGTTGATTGCCTTGCTATTGTGTAGTTTCTCATTGTCTTTGTGATAGTTACAGCAAGTTTCCATTTTTGCCTTGTTGTGCTGTGCATAGACAAATAACAGATTTACAAATATCACTGTTGATTTATGGAAGTATACAGTTCAAATCTGCTGTgcttctgttgtgtgtgtgtgtgtgtgcgtgcgtgtgtgtgtgtgttttgggtggaTAGGCGTTCCCCCACGGCGTCCTCCAGCCCCTACCAAAGAGACCAGCACTTGAGAAGAGCAACGGAGCGAGCTCCCTGTTCAACCCCAGTGTTTTGCACTACCAGCAGGCGCTGGCCAACGCACAGCTCCAGCAGCCCACTTTCTTTCCCACAGGTAAGAGCTCCCGATCGATGCGCACGGCAAACAGATGCAGATAGAAGCACTCATAGGTATGCAGagcatgcaggcacacacagacgcagctGTAGCTCTCCGTCCATCCACTACAAACGTATCTTTTTTGGAGTTTCTCTGCTTAAGTGAGAGCACATTGCCGTGATCTGCCCCTTTCGCCTTGTATTTCCTTCTGAAGGGGATTCATTTGAGTGAGGCACATGAGGAGCTCCGCTGTGACGGTGTGCGCTAATGTTTCAACTATTCACCATGCCATCCATTGGTGAACTTTGAGCTAATGCCTGCCGGTATAAACACGTAACTGCTGCCAGGTGGAGGGGCATTGTGGGCTTTGATCAGAGCAATAAAAGATAGAATATATTACCTCTTGAATATGATCCACATGTCATTCTTCTGACGCCCAGCCATACAAAGGAGCAAAACAAGCCCGTTTGTTTCCAACACAGCGGCTGTGTAGCTATGTTCAGGCGATAAGATACAGAACAGCCTTTTAAGGAAATAATGACGTATAGTTCTGAACAAACACGGCCTTCTCAGTGagtgtttcatttttgtttcccGAATTAATCCAAGTTTGCCCCCTTATTCCTCTTCAgctataccccccccccccaaaacaaaaTGCTCTCTCTGTAGAAACTAACTGTAGCTCAGGCCCCCTCGGGTGACACGCTGGATGAGTTAACTGCAGCTAATGCGGTAGCCTGTAGCCACAGTCATGAGAGTGAGAATCCCATCCCTCACTCGTCTCTCTTCCtactctttttgttttcctgtggtGTGAGATGCCTTacagcccctcctcccccccctccctccccaccgccctctgtatctgtgtgtgggaAGTAGCCCTGGGTTACAGTCGTGTTTGCAGATCATTTTTTTAGTTAAAGTTTCAGATGGCTGGGGTTTCTTCAATCATGTAGAAAACATCAGTAAGCACCTAAAAGGTCACAGGAGATTCTCAGTAATGTTGATATGATGGACGCTCACCTGAATGGCTCTGACGCAGTGAACCCCACCCATCTTCATTTGATCCACAACTGGATGGAAGTCACATGGTTGTGCTGATGATGCAtgatgctgctgtgtggttCTATCACCTCTTTAGTTTTATTCTCTCTATTATTtagtcctctctctccttttcaaGACTTATTTAGATTCTGTTTGATTATTTATGCTtatcatttacattatttatactATATTTGTAGTAGTTGCAGCTAAATAATTGCAGGGTGTTCAACAAAGACACTCTCTGACCTTGGGCCTTATATTACGGAAAAAACTGAGGAACAAAACAATGCAGACAATTTTAAGTAAATCACCTACATATGTAATATTAAGTAACTTAATAGGTGACTGAATATTTTGATTATCTGTTATTTCCTTCCTCACATCTGCCAACAATAAATAAACGAATTGAACCAGCTTTGCAACATGCTAAGCTTATACCTAAGTTTGCTTTATGTTCGATTGACCTGCTGCTGTATATAAACAGTACTTCCTCACTAATACCACAGCTGAATAAGGGACTTCTTCTGCTTGCTACTGTTAACTGCATTCATAACTGGCTTACAGCACCACTGCAACAGTAGCATCTAAGCTGAGTGAAGTcttgaagcctttttttttgtcttgtctaACCTTGTTGTTCTCCTCCCTCAATTAACCcatttatttcctcctctctctccctctctgtctccctctccctctccctctctctgtctttctctgcatGAACACAACAGGGTCAGTCTTGTGCATGACTCCTGCTAGCAGTCTTGGTAGGTCCTGACCTTCCCtttgctcactcacacacactgtttgatgTATAAGAGTGGGGTGGGTTGGAGTGGGATGAGTGGGCAATATCTGCAGCCCTTGCAGGTGAGACAAAAGGCCATCGCTCCACCAcatcacctcctgtggtggTGATGAAACTTTTTAAAACGTCCCATAGGGAATTCTCTAACTGTTCATTTCATCAGGCTGAGATATGACATGAGACACGTTTAGTCCATTTTGTATCACCTGAAAGAGTTGTGACTCTCACTTCTTGTTTCCCTACTGACTTTCTTGCTAATGACTGTTTGTTTATGATTAAAATAGTAGTGTGGATAAAGTACTTCAGACTGATCTGTTCTTGAGCTGTAGAGTAGCTACTGTCtgtttgctgtgctgtgttgatCAGGAAATTTAAATCAGTTTCCCAGAGAAATTATTTCAGCCTCATAGCTGGAGCATTTGTCTCTGCTAAAAGGGGATGGGAATTACAAAAAGTCCCAGTCGGCTAACCAGCAGCTCCTACATGGGTATTACGGCAATCCATCACAGTTGCATGTTTTTGGCTCGTGGATGAAGCATCCAGCCTCCTGCTGTTTAGCTTGTCACCCcacatggattaaaaaaaataaaattcccATCCCTGCTGCCAAAAATGTCATTGATTCATTGTAATTGGTGTCTTGTGCCCCTCAACTTCTCtgggaaaaacagcaaactgatTTTCCGTATAAATTTCCTTATTTGTGATTGTAatcagcttctctcctcttgtttttttgttattttttctcccatgctctctttttctttctttctttctgtcctccttGCTTTGCATTGTGAATGGTTGCATGCCATCTGCCGGTGTAACCCTAACGATGGCTTGCTGGCTCTCTGTAACAtctgccaccaccaccaccaccaccaccaccaccaccgccatctacaacaacaacaacaacaacaacaacaacaacaacaacaaacgaTACcgccgacacacacacatcacaacgGTTGCCATGGGTACCATAATGCTCCACCTACCTGTCCATTGCTACcactttccttccctctcccccattcctcctcctgctcctcctcccccctccccaaccCCCACCTTCCCTTTCCCACCCTCAAAACAAAGTCCCAATGATGTACAGTGCTACGCCTGCTACTGTCTCTGCAGCAACAACTCCTGCCACAAGTGTCCCCTACGCAGCAACAGCACCAGCCAATCAGGTTTGCTCCTTTTAAAGCTTTCTTTCATCAGTCCCTGGAGCTCTGAATAAGTACTGCTCTATAATAGTGAGCTGCAATAACCTGCAGCTGAGCCTTAGCCCACGCCTGGCCCCTCCCCATCCGTCCGTCCGCCTGCACTGGGCGAGCTCACACTGGCATTAAGGCCTGTGAGTGGGTATTTTCCAAAGAATTTAAAGCAGAGGGGCTACCTCAGCAAGCCACTGCCAGTGCTCTGTATTAGATTTCTTGTGAAAAGCCGTGCACGGGCCCATTAAGCGCTCCCAACAAGCACTTCTTCAGAGCTCCCACATTTGCAAAATagtagttgtgttgtgttgcactacttcctggttttgttttgcatgttctgttttaagttttattttccacttttcttgTTGTTGTCACATAAGCCTCTCCATCTGCAGTAGGGGGCACCATTTGTACTGCTTGTGTgctatgcaaacacacacattcgaGCAAATACATACAGGCAAGCACTtacagctggtccagaacggCCGccatgttggatttttttttctctgtctctaccCCTCCCAGTTTCACCTTTTTACCTTTACCTTGTCGCGGGATTAAAGGGAGAATAAATCATGTAAGGGAACAGTTACGGGCCACCCTTGTCAGTCCgagacagacacaggaaaagTGATCACAGGAGCGGTCTAAAAATGGCCTCTGATCGGCGGCTCTCCTGttgctgtgtgtcagcaggagcCAGGGAAGTGGGGCCAGGTTTGAATGCCAGAGTGACGCATGTGTGCCCCATTTTAAACCTGGAAATTTCAGCACAATGCTGGCACTCTGGCCTCACGCAGCTGGCAATCATTTACTGGCAGTTAAGTATAGAGGTGTCTTGAGGacacacagatgaacagatgagAAGGTAGTAAAGGGCAAGCATTGTCATTTTCAGCAAACTGTCCACAACAGGGCAGAAATCGTCTTGATTTAGGAGAACATTCAAAACCCAGAAATATAGTCAATTTGTATGcgtttcttgtttttaaatcaaagtgCAAATGTTTAGTGTAGATTTAAACACACTGAGCAGTGCTGACTAGTATTAGTTGTAGGGACCGACAGTCTGATATAATATCTCATCTCATTTCTTCTTACTTCCTTTGACCTCACTGGCTCattgtaaagaaaaatgaaagctaTGGAGTGAAGATCAGTTCTTTTTGAATTAAACAATTTGAGAAAATGGAAGTCTGCTTTTTAAAACAGTTCCTATATCTCATctggaaaggaagaaaagagaatgGAAACtctcacttaaaaaaaaaaaaaaaaaagaaatccaggtCCATTTTAAgattgaaaagaagaaaattgaTTTCTCTGAGACACCTTCCATCATCTTCCAAGGATCTGGCCCCGGTACTTTGTGCTTTATTGCCCCTCATAGGCCAGCAGCGGGTGCACTTCCTGTGAGTCACCGTCTCTTCCTGTAATTGgcatgcagcagcagtagcagcaggaagcagagctgctcTTTAAAGATGCATGTGGGACAAGGAGCTGGAGAAACACTGACGTCAGCCCTCGCTGTCTGTCTCCTTCTATCcccctctgtccccccccccaccaccaccaccaccacctccacgcCCTGCATAAACATCCCTCCAGCTAGGACACAGTTAACACTTATAATCACCAGCTGCACTGCATACAGCACACGCCTCGTTTACAACAGACACTCACCGTATGGTTAATTCAGAATAAACACCCAGAtcatgtttggtgtttttaaggcCACATGCTGCCGACGTCACTGGGTTTGCTGAAAAACAACCCCTCAGTCCGAATTTGCGAGCTGCAATTCTGAATTTGTGCTAATGCTAGCATCTTTGTGATTGTCACATGGCTTCATGCTCTCATGCTCTCATATCCAGGGCCAGACCATTTGGACGGATCTTGATCACAGTGAGAATTGTAATCATGGACCTGTGCTGCATCTCCAGTTAAAAGAACTTAACATAGCAAGATGAATGTTTTAATGATCTCAAATGTGAATCCAGTTAGATAAGCAGACAGTGATACATGGAGGGACAGGATGTCACAGACGTGCTGAGAGGTTCAGAGTCTGGTCAACTCTCGACCCTC encodes:
- the mbnl2 gene encoding muscleblind-like protein 2 isoform X6, with product MALNIASIRDTKWLTLEVCRQFQRGTCSRSDEECKFAHPPKSCQVENGRVIACFDSLKGRCTRENCKYLHPPAHLKTQLEINGRNNLIQQKTAAAMLAQQMQFMIPGTTMQPVQTFPVSQGLGSSAGLSYTPYLTPMSHSMGLVPTDILPSTPVIVPGSPPVSVTASSSQNQKLLRTDKLEVCREFQRGNCARGETDCRFAHPSDSPMIDTSDNTVTVCMDYIKSRCSREKCKYFHPPAHLQAKIKAAQHQANQTAVAAQAAATAAAMTQSTAKAMKRPLEATVDLAFPHGVLQPLPKRPALEKSNGASSLFNPSVLHYQQALANAQLQQPTFFPTGSVLCMTPASSLATTPATSVPYAATAPANQIILK
- the mbnl2 gene encoding muscleblind-like protein 2 isoform X10, encoding MALNIASIRDTKWLTLEVCRQFQRGTCSRSDEECKFAHPPKSCQVENGRVIACFDSLKGRCTRENCKYLHPPAHLKTQLEINGRNNLIQQKTAAAMLAQQMQFMIPGTTMQPVQTFPVSQGLGSSAGLSYTPYLTPMSHSMGLVPTDILPSTPVIVPGSPPVSVTASSSQNQKLLRTDKLEVCREFQRGNCARGETDCRFAHPSDSPMIDTSDNTVTVCMDYIKSRCSREKCKYFHPPAHLQAKIKAAQHQANQTAVAAQAAATAAAMAFPHGVLQPLPKRPALEKSNGASSLFNPSVLHYQQALANAQLQQPTFFPTVPMMYSATPATVSAATTPATSVPYAATAPANQIILK
- the mbnl2 gene encoding muscleblind-like protein 2 isoform X4, which gives rise to MALNIASIRDTKWLTLEVCRQFQRGTCSRSDEECKFAHPPKSCQVENGRVIACFDSLKGRCTRENCKYLHPPAHLKTQLEINGRNNLIQQKTAAAMLAQQMQFMIPGTTMQPVQTFPVSQGLGSSAGLSYTPYLTPMSHSMGLVPTDILPSTPVIVPGSPPVSVTASSSQNQKLLRTDKLEVCREFQRGNCARGETDCRFAHPSDSPMIDTSDNTVTVCMDYIKSRCSREKCKYFHPPAHLQAKIKAAQHQANQTAVAAQAAATAAAMTQSTAKAMKRPLEATVDLAFPHGVLQPLPKRPALEKSNGASSLFNPSVLHYQQALANAQLQQPTFFPTVPMMYSATPATVSAATTPATSVPYAATAPANQIILK
- the mbnl2 gene encoding muscleblind-like protein 2 isoform X7, whose amino-acid sequence is MALNIASIRDTKWLTLEVCRQFQRGTCSRSDEECKFAHPPKSCQVENGRVIACFDSLKGRCTRENCKYLHPPAHLKTQLEINGRNNLIQQKTAAAMLAQQMQFMIPGTTMQPVQTFPVSQGLGSSAGLSYTPYLTPMSHSMGLVPTDILPSTPVIVPGSPPVSVTASSSQNQKLLRTDKLEVCREFQRGNCARGETDCRFAHPSDSPMIDTSDNTVTVCMDYIKSRCSREKCKYFHPPAHLQAKIKAAQHQANQTAVAAQAAATAAAMAFPHGVLQPLPKRPALEKSNGASSLFNPSVLHYQQALANAQLQQPTFFPTGSVLCMTPASSLVPMMYSATPATVSAATTPATSVPYAATAPANQIILK